In Salvelinus namaycush isolate Seneca chromosome 20, SaNama_1.0, whole genome shotgun sequence, the following proteins share a genomic window:
- the LOC120064900 gene encoding vesicular inhibitory amino acid transporter-like, with the protein MAHLIRSKFQNKLSDAATSVSNKSTAKVSGMMARMGFQAATDEEGLGFAACDDLDYDHRQGLQMDIMKSDEMGGGDTGEGSGEGGMGGGEDGMAAGDSHYQRDGTGPPLSASKASGLGEEEKSPKITAWEAGWNVTNAIQGMFVLGLPYAILHGGYLGLFLIIFAAVVCCYTGKILIACLYEEDEDGQLVRVRDSYVDIANACCQPRFPSLGGHIVNVAQIIELVMTCILYVVVSGNLMYNSFPTLPVSQKSWAIMATAALLPCAFLKNLKSVSKFSLLCTIAHFVINILVIAYCLSRARDWAWDKVKFYIDVKKFPISIGIIVFSYTSQIFLPSLEGNMVKPSEFHCMMNWTHIAACVLKGLFALLAYLTWADATKEVITDNLPSTIRAVVNLFLVAKALLSYPLPFFAAVEVLEKSFFCERERTWFPDCYGGDGRLKAWGLTLRCSLVVFTLLMAVYVPHFALLMGLTGSLTGAGLCFLLPSLFHLKLLWRKLLWHHVFFDVAIFVIGGICAISGFIHSMEGLVEAYKYGIED; encoded by the exons ATGGCACATTTAATCCGAAGCAAGTTTCAAAATAAACTGTCAGATGCGGCCACCTCCGTGTCGAATAAATCCACGGCGAAGGTGAGCGGCATGATGGCCAGGATGGGCTTCCAGGCCGCCACAGACGAGGAGGGACTTGGCTTCGCCGCATGCGATGATTTGGATTACGACCACCGGCAAGGACTGCAGATGGACATAATGAAATCGGATGAAATGGGTGGTGGTGACACTGGAGAGGGGAGCGGAGAGGGTGGGATGGGTGGAGGAGAAGATGGAATGGCGGCTGGGGACAGCCACTACCAGAGAGATGGCACCGGACCTCCGCTCTCCGCTTCCAAAGCCTCAGGTCTGGGAGAAGAAGAAAAATCCCCGAAAATCACCGCGTGGGAAGCTGGCTGGAATGTCACGAATGCAATCCAG GGGATGTTCGTTCTGGGTTTACCATACGCCATTCTCCACGGGGGATACCTCGGACTGTTTCTCATTATTTTCGCCGCCGTGGTGTGTTGCTACACGGGGAAAATCCTCATCGCCTGCCTGTACGAGGAGGACGAAGACGGCCAACTGGTGCGTGTAAGGGACTCCTACGTGGACATTGCAAACGCCTGTTGTCAACCGAGGTTTCCATCTTTAGGTGGCCATATCGTGAATGTAGCCCAGATCATCGAGCTGGTGATGACGTGCATCCTGTACGTAGTTGTGAGCGGAAACCTGATGTACAACAGCTTTCCCACCCTCCCCGTCTCACAGAAGTCCTGGGCCATCATGGCCACCGCCGCCTTGCTGCCCTGCGCCTTCCTTAAGAACCTCAAGTCCGTGTCAAAGTTCAGTTTGCTGTGCACTATCGCGCACTTCGTCATCAATATCCTGGTAATTGCCTACTGCCTCTCTAGAGCGCGCGACTGGGCCTGGGACAAAGTCAAATTCTACATCGATGTGAAGAAGTTCCCCATTTCTATTGGAATCATCGTGTTCAGTTACACGTCTCAGATTTTCCTTCCGTCACTCGAGGGGAACATGGTGAAGCCCAGCGAGTTCCACTGTATGATGAACTGGACCCACATCGCTGCATGCGTCCTCAAAGGCCTGTTCGCCCTTCTGGCCTACCTGACCTGGGCGGATGCAACCAAGGAGGTCATCACCGACAACCTGCCGTCAACCATCAGGGCTGTTGTGAACCTTTTCTTAGTGGCCAAAGCTTTACTGTCATACCCATTGCCATTCTTCGCTGCGGTTGAAGTATTGGAGAAATCCTTTTTCTGCGAACGAGAACGCACATGGTTCCCGGATTGCTATGGAGGCGATGGAAGACTGAAAGCATGGGGCCTCACTCTCAGATGCAGCCTTGTGGTGTTCACGTTGCTCATGGCCGTTTATGTACCGCATTTTGCTCTTCTCATGGGTCTGACCGGCAGCCTGACGGGCGCGGGGCTTTGCTTTCTGCTCCCCAGCCTCTTCCACCTCAAGCTACTATGGAGAAAGCTGCTATGGCACCACGTGTTCTTTGATGTCGCTATATTTGTAATAGGAGGCATATGCGCCATCTCTGGTTTCATCCACTCAATGGAGGGACTAGTAGAAGCTTACAAGTATGGCATAGAAGATTAG